One genomic window of Comamonas antarctica includes the following:
- the paoC gene encoding aldehyde oxidoreductase molybdenum-binding subunit PaoC yields MKFDTPATTNPIDQLKVVGQPVDRIDGPLKTTGTAPYAYERHAAAPDAAYGYVVGATIAKGRILGIDQRAAEAAPGVLAIVTAKNAGKLGKGEKNIARLLAGPNVEHYHQAVALVVAETFEQARSAAQLLQVRYESAEGKFDLAKAREAGAKTIDKDQKVGDFASGYAAAQVQHDQTYSTPDQSHAMMEPHATTAAWRGERLTLWTSSQMVDWAVSDLAKTLGIPKERVHLMSPYIGGGFGGKLFLRADALLAALGARLAQRPVKVALQRPLMANNTVHRPATIQRIRLGAKASGELTAIAHESWSGNLPGGDPEEATQQTQFLYAGAHRLTGTRLAVLDLPEGNSMRAPGEAPGMMALEIAMDEMAERLKMDPIEFRVINDTQVDPAKPERRFSTRRLVECLRTGAERFGWAERSAQPASRREGNAWIGIGMAAAFRNNLVMKSGARVLLDGRGSVTVQTDMTDIGTGSYTIIAQTAAEMMGVPLERVKVELGDSSFPVSAGSGGQWGANSSTAGVYAACVKLREAVVQRAGLPADAEFADGMVRAGGKSLSLAEIAGDKGFSVADSIEFGDLDKRYQQSTFGAHFVEVAVDAYTAEVRVRRMLAVCAAGRILNPKSARSQVLGAMTMGVGGALMEHLEVDKRRGFFVNHDLAGYEVPVHADIPHLEVMFLDETDPVSSPMKAKGVGELGLCGVGAAVANAIYNATGVRVRDYPITLDKLIAQMPRV; encoded by the coding sequence ATGAAATTCGACACCCCCGCGACCACCAATCCCATCGACCAGCTGAAGGTCGTCGGCCAGCCCGTGGACCGCATCGACGGCCCGCTCAAGACCACGGGCACCGCACCCTATGCCTACGAGCGCCATGCCGCCGCGCCCGATGCGGCCTACGGCTATGTCGTCGGCGCGACGATTGCCAAGGGCCGCATCCTGGGCATCGACCAGCGCGCGGCCGAGGCCGCGCCGGGCGTGCTGGCCATCGTCACCGCGAAGAACGCCGGCAAGCTGGGCAAGGGCGAGAAGAACATCGCCCGGCTGCTGGCCGGCCCGAACGTCGAGCATTACCACCAGGCGGTGGCGCTGGTCGTCGCCGAGACCTTCGAGCAGGCCCGCAGCGCGGCCCAGTTGCTCCAAGTGCGCTATGAGAGCGCCGAAGGCAAGTTCGACTTGGCCAAGGCGCGCGAAGCGGGCGCCAAGACCATCGACAAGGACCAGAAGGTCGGCGATTTCGCCAGCGGCTACGCCGCCGCGCAGGTGCAGCACGACCAGACCTATAGCACGCCCGACCAGTCGCACGCGATGATGGAGCCGCATGCGACCACGGCCGCCTGGCGCGGCGAGCGGCTCACGCTCTGGACCTCGAGCCAGATGGTCGACTGGGCCGTGAGCGACCTGGCCAAGACGCTGGGCATTCCCAAGGAGCGCGTGCATCTGATGTCGCCCTATATCGGCGGCGGCTTTGGCGGCAAGCTGTTCCTGCGCGCCGACGCGCTGCTTGCCGCGCTGGGCGCGCGCCTGGCGCAACGCCCGGTCAAGGTCGCGCTGCAGCGCCCGCTGATGGCCAACAACACCGTGCACCGCCCGGCCACCATCCAGCGCATCCGGCTTGGCGCCAAGGCCAGCGGCGAGCTCACGGCCATCGCGCATGAAAGCTGGTCCGGCAACCTGCCCGGCGGCGACCCCGAGGAGGCCACGCAGCAGACGCAGTTCCTCTATGCGGGCGCGCACCGGCTCACCGGCACGCGGCTTGCAGTGCTCGACCTGCCCGAGGGCAATTCGATGCGCGCGCCGGGCGAGGCGCCGGGCATGATGGCGCTGGAGATTGCGATGGACGAGATGGCCGAGCGCCTGAAGATGGATCCGATCGAGTTCCGCGTCATCAACGACACCCAGGTCGATCCGGCCAAGCCCGAGCGCCGCTTTTCCACGCGCCGCCTGGTCGAATGCCTGCGCACCGGCGCCGAGCGCTTTGGCTGGGCCGAGCGCAGCGCCCAGCCCGCGAGCCGGCGCGAGGGCAACGCCTGGATCGGCATCGGCATGGCCGCGGCCTTTCGCAACAACCTGGTGATGAAGTCCGGCGCGCGCGTGCTGCTCGACGGCCGCGGCAGCGTCACGGTGCAGACCGACATGACCGACATCGGCACCGGCAGCTACACCATCATTGCCCAGACCGCGGCGGAAATGATGGGCGTGCCGCTGGAACGCGTGAAGGTCGAGCTCGGCGACTCGAGTTTCCCGGTGTCCGCGGGCTCGGGCGGCCAATGGGGCGCCAACAGCTCCACGGCCGGTGTCTACGCGGCCTGCGTCAAGCTGCGCGAGGCGGTGGTGCAGCGCGCGGGCCTGCCCGCCGATGCCGAGTTTGCCGATGGCATGGTGCGCGCCGGCGGCAAGAGCCTGTCGCTGGCGGAAATTGCCGGCGACAAGGGTTTCTCGGTGGCCGACAGCATCGAGTTCGGCGACCTCGACAAGCGCTACCAGCAGTCGACCTTTGGCGCGCACTTCGTCGAAGTCGCCGTCGATGCCTACACCGCCGAGGTGCGCGTGCGCCGCATGCTGGCCGTGTGCGCCGCGGGCCGCATCCTGAACCCCAAGTCGGCGCGCAGCCAGGTGCTGGGCGCGATGACCATGGGCGTGGGCGGCGCGCTGATGGAGCATCTCGAAGTCGACAAGCGCCGCGGCTTCTTTGTCAACCACGACCTCGCGGGCTACGAGGTGCCGGTGCATGCCGACATTCCGCACCTGGAAGTGATGTTCCTCGATGAAACCGATCCGGTCTCGTCGCCGATGAAAGCCAAGGGCGTGGGCGAGCTGGGCCTGTGCGGCGTCGGCGCGGCGGTGGCGAATGCGATCTACAACGCCACCGGCGTGCGGGTGCGCGACTATCCGATCACGCTGGACAAGCTGATCGCGCAGATGCCGCGGGTGTGA
- a CDS encoding AraC family transcriptional regulator translates to MLHTPQTTPHPQELAQVENSDALVACRATDYPAGWEIPPHLHTKHQLLHALQGVMVVQAEAGQWVLPPSRGLWMPAGMTHALRCIGEVQMRSLYVQPDATPQRFAGCQVVGISPLLRELIRAAVDVRPPTAPDSRDARLLRLLLDELHALPVLPLHLPMPTDARVLALCRRLLQRLDDSSTLADWAQQLGVDGKTIQRLLTAQTGMTFGRWRQQARLLRALELLAGGAKVIDVALALGYDSPGAFTTMFRKHFGQAPSQFFDDR, encoded by the coding sequence ATGCTGCATACGCCCCAGACGACACCCCATCCGCAGGAGTTGGCCCAGGTCGAGAACAGCGACGCGCTGGTCGCATGCCGCGCCACCGACTATCCCGCGGGCTGGGAGATACCGCCGCATCTGCACACCAAGCACCAGTTGCTGCATGCGCTGCAGGGCGTGATGGTGGTGCAGGCCGAAGCCGGCCAGTGGGTGCTGCCGCCCAGCCGCGGCCTGTGGATGCCGGCGGGCATGACCCATGCGCTGCGCTGCATTGGCGAAGTGCAGATGCGCAGCCTGTATGTGCAGCCCGATGCCACGCCGCAGCGGTTTGCCGGCTGCCAGGTGGTGGGCATCTCGCCGCTGCTGCGCGAGCTGATCCGCGCGGCCGTCGATGTGCGGCCGCCGACCGCGCCCGATTCGCGCGATGCGCGCCTGCTGCGCTTGCTGCTCGACGAACTGCACGCGCTGCCGGTGCTGCCGCTGCACCTGCCGATGCCCACCGACGCGCGCGTGCTGGCGCTGTGCCGGCGGCTGCTGCAGCGGCTGGACGACAGCTCGACGCTGGCCGACTGGGCGCAGCAGCTCGGCGTCGACGGCAAGACCATCCAGCGCCTGCTCACGGCGCAGACCGGCATGACCTTCGGGCGCTGGCGCCAGCAGGCGCGGCTGCTGCGCGCGCTCGAACTGCTGGCCGGGGGCGCCAAGGTGATCGACGTGGCGCTGGCGCTGGGCTACGACAGCCCGGGCGCGTTCACGACCATGTTCCGCAAGCACTTCGGCCAGGCGCCCAGCCAGTTCTTCGACGACCGCTAG
- the mdtI gene encoding multidrug/spermidine efflux SMR transporter subunit MdtI has protein sequence MQNAQFIHFAYMAVAILLEVAANIFIKSSQGWRRKHWGVLGIACVLASFTALSQAVKGIELSVAYALWGGMGIVLTSAAGWLLFRQALARRGCAGIALIVLGVLLLKLA, from the coding sequence ATGCAAAACGCCCAATTCATCCATTTTGCCTATATGGCCGTCGCGATCTTGCTTGAAGTCGCGGCCAATATCTTCATCAAGTCCTCGCAGGGCTGGCGCCGCAAGCACTGGGGCGTGCTGGGCATCGCCTGCGTGCTGGCCTCGTTCACCGCGCTGTCCCAGGCCGTGAAGGGCATCGAGCTGTCGGTGGCGTATGCGCTGTGGGGCGGCATGGGCATCGTGCTGACCTCGGCCGCCGGCTGGCTGTTGTTTCGCCAGGCGCTGGCGCGCCGCGGCTGCGCCGGCATCGCCTTGATCGTGCTGGGCGTGCTGCTGCTCAAGCTGGCTTGA
- a CDS encoding DMT family transporter, which translates to MNLRPWTYLLAAVAAEIVGVGVMKMLAQQGAWTALLFMYAMIGLSFFLLATAMEHIPMAVTYATWETLGLMAVAFIGWRFFGESLGPLKLLGMAVLVAGVVLVNSGGHAQPE; encoded by the coding sequence ATGAACTTGCGCCCCTGGACTTATCTGCTGGCTGCGGTGGCTGCCGAGATCGTGGGTGTCGGCGTGATGAAAATGCTTGCACAGCAAGGCGCCTGGACGGCATTGCTGTTCATGTACGCGATGATCGGACTGTCGTTCTTCCTGCTGGCCACGGCGATGGAGCATATCCCGATGGCAGTCACCTATGCCACCTGGGAAACGCTGGGCCTGATGGCCGTGGCCTTCATCGGCTGGCGCTTCTTTGGCGAAAGCCTCGGACCGCTCAAGCTGCTGGGCATGGCGGTGCTGGTGGCCGGGGTCGTGCTGGTCAATTCCGGCGGCCACGCCCAGCCGGAGTGA
- the paoA gene encoding aldehyde dehydrogenase iron-sulfur subunit PaoA — translation MNSPDAFTLSRRGLLQTGAASLALPAQLATADAPAAAASAASAPAPRAGVPMPVNLKVNGKAQQLALDPRTTLLDALREHLHLTGSKKGCDHGQCGACTVIVDGRRLNACLTLAVMHEGAEVTTIEGLGQPGQLHPLQAAFVKHDGYQCGYCTPGQICSAAAVLEEVRQGIPSHVTGDLTAQPLLSAAELRERMSGNICRCGAYSNIIDAVAEVGGVKA, via the coding sequence ATGAATTCTCCCGATGCCTTCACCCTGTCGCGCCGCGGCCTGCTGCAGACCGGCGCCGCCTCGCTGGCGCTGCCGGCGCAGCTGGCCACTGCCGACGCGCCCGCTGCCGCAGCGTCCGCGGCCAGCGCACCCGCGCCGCGCGCCGGCGTGCCGATGCCCGTCAATCTCAAGGTCAATGGCAAGGCGCAGCAGCTCGCGCTTGATCCGCGCACCACGCTGCTCGACGCGCTGCGCGAGCACCTGCACCTGACCGGCAGCAAGAAAGGCTGCGACCATGGCCAGTGCGGCGCCTGCACCGTCATTGTCGACGGCCGCCGCCTCAACGCCTGCCTCACGCTGGCCGTCATGCACGAAGGCGCCGAGGTCACGACCATCGAGGGCCTGGGCCAGCCCGGCCAGCTGCATCCATTGCAGGCGGCCTTCGTCAAGCACGACGGCTACCAGTGCGGCTACTGCACGCCCGGCCAGATCTGCTCGGCCGCAGCCGTGCTCGAGGAAGTCCGGCAAGGCATTCCCAGCCATGTGACCGGCGACCTCACGGCCCAGCCACTGCTGTCGGCCGCCGAGCTGCGCGAGCGCATGAGCGGCAATATCTGCCGCTGCGGTGCCTACAGCAACATCATCGACGCGGTCGCAGAAGTCGGCGGGGTGAAAGCATGA
- a CDS encoding FAD binding domain-containing protein, translating to MKAFSYERAASPAEALAAAARTPGARFIAGGTNLLDLMKLEIETPPHLIDVNHLGLDQIEATPEGGLRIGALVRNTDLAADARVRRDYGVLARALLAGASGQLRNQATTAGNLLQRTRCAYFYDTAQPCNKRQPGSGCAALRGISRQHAVVGSSEHCIATHPSDMAVAMRVLDASVETQQADGARRSIPIADFHRLPGNTPQIETALAPGELITAVTLPAPVGGRHVYQKVRDRASYAFALVSVAAIVQPDGSGRVALGGVAHKPWRMPAADAALAQGAQAASRVLLADARPTEHNAFKIPLAERTLAAVLDAARSRA from the coding sequence ATGAAAGCCTTCAGCTACGAACGCGCGGCCTCGCCCGCCGAGGCGCTGGCCGCGGCCGCGCGCACGCCCGGCGCGCGCTTCATTGCCGGCGGCACCAACCTGCTCGATCTGATGAAGCTCGAGATCGAGACGCCGCCGCACCTGATCGACGTCAACCATCTGGGCCTCGACCAGATCGAAGCCACGCCCGAAGGCGGCCTGCGCATTGGCGCGCTGGTGCGCAACACCGACCTGGCCGCCGATGCGCGCGTGCGCCGCGACTACGGCGTGCTGGCGCGCGCGCTGCTGGCCGGCGCATCGGGGCAATTGCGCAACCAGGCGACCACCGCCGGCAATCTGCTGCAGCGCACGCGCTGCGCGTATTTCTACGATACCGCCCAGCCCTGCAACAAGCGCCAGCCCGGCAGCGGCTGCGCGGCGCTGCGCGGCATCAGCCGCCAGCATGCGGTGGTCGGGTCGAGCGAGCACTGCATCGCCACCCACCCCAGCGACATGGCGGTGGCAATGCGCGTGCTCGATGCCAGCGTCGAGACGCAGCAGGCGGATGGCGCGCGGCGCAGCATTCCCATTGCCGATTTCCACCGGCTGCCGGGCAACACGCCGCAGATCGAGACCGCGCTCGCGCCCGGCGAACTGATCACCGCGGTGACGCTGCCCGCGCCCGTGGGCGGGCGGCATGTCTATCAAAAGGTGCGCGACCGCGCGTCCTATGCCTTCGCGCTGGTGTCGGTGGCAGCCATCGTGCAGCCCGACGGCTCGGGCCGCGTGGCGCTGGGCGGCGTCGCGCACAAGCCCTGGCGCATGCCAGCCGCCGATGCGGCGCTGGCCCAGGGCGCGCAGGCCGCGAGCCGCGTGCTGCTGGCCGATGCCCGGCCCACCGAACACAACGCCTTCAAGATCCCGCTGGCCGAACGCACGCTGGCCGCGGTGCTCGACGCTGCAAGGAGCCGCGCATGA
- a CDS encoding MFS transporter yields MAAQTQPQPHLPPAGFAYRIVGAAAFAHLLNDLIQALLPSIYPMLKTDFALSFAQIGWIALAYQITASLLQPWIGLYTDKHPKPYLLPAGMAVTLLGIALLASAGSYAMLLLAACVVGVGSATFHPEASRVARLASGGRFGTAQSTFQVGGNTGSAIGPLLAAAIVVPFGQKAIAWFMLVALLAIWVLWRITGWTLRHGRAQARSMAREPAPGLARPQVIRAMVVIAILMFAKFVYISAFTNYFTFYLIERFGTTVRESQLYLFVFLAAVALGTFAGGPVGDRIGRKAVIWVSFLGVAPFALALPHANLFWTAVLAVAIGLVMSSAFAALVVYAQEAVPGRVGMVSGIMFGLMFGIAGMAAAGLGQLADQHGITWVYAQCAYLPLLGLVTALLPRTGAARR; encoded by the coding sequence ATGGCTGCCCAGACGCAGCCCCAGCCCCACTTGCCGCCCGCGGGCTTCGCCTATCGCATCGTCGGCGCCGCCGCGTTTGCGCACCTGCTCAACGACCTGATCCAGGCGCTGCTGCCCTCGATCTATCCGATGCTCAAGACCGACTTCGCGCTGAGCTTCGCGCAGATCGGCTGGATCGCGCTGGCCTATCAGATCACGGCCTCGCTGCTGCAGCCCTGGATCGGCCTGTACACCGACAAGCATCCCAAGCCCTATCTGCTGCCCGCGGGCATGGCGGTGACGCTGCTCGGCATTGCGCTGCTGGCGAGCGCCGGCAGCTACGCCATGCTGCTGCTTGCCGCCTGCGTCGTCGGCGTCGGCTCGGCGACTTTCCACCCGGAAGCGTCGCGCGTGGCGCGGCTGGCTTCGGGCGGGCGTTTCGGCACCGCGCAATCGACCTTCCAGGTGGGCGGCAACACCGGCTCGGCGATCGGGCCGCTGCTGGCCGCGGCGATTGTCGTGCCGTTCGGGCAAAAAGCCATTGCCTGGTTCATGCTGGTGGCGCTGCTGGCCATCTGGGTGCTGTGGCGCATCACCGGCTGGACGCTGCGCCACGGCCGGGCGCAGGCCAGGAGCATGGCGCGCGAGCCGGCGCCCGGACTGGCGCGGCCCCAGGTGATCCGTGCGATGGTGGTCATTGCCATCCTGATGTTCGCCAAGTTCGTCTACATCTCGGCCTTCACCAACTACTTCACCTTCTATCTGATCGAGCGCTTCGGCACGACGGTGCGCGAAAGCCAGCTCTACCTGTTTGTGTTCCTGGCCGCGGTGGCGCTGGGCACGTTTGCCGGCGGGCCGGTCGGCGACCGCATCGGCCGCAAGGCGGTGATCTGGGTGTCGTTCCTGGGCGTGGCGCCGTTTGCCCTGGCGCTGCCGCATGCCAACCTGTTCTGGACGGCCGTGCTGGCGGTGGCCATCGGCCTGGTGATGTCCTCGGCCTTCGCGGCGCTGGTGGTCTATGCCCAGGAGGCGGTGCCGGGCCGCGTGGGCATGGTGTCGGGCATCATGTTCGGGCTGATGTTCGGCATTGCGGGCATGGCGGCGGCCGGCCTCGGCCAGCTGGCCGACCAGCATGGCATCACCTGGGTCTACGCGCAGTGCGCCTACCTGCCGCTGCTCGGGCTGGTCACGGCCTTGCTGCCGCGCACCGGCGCGGCGCGGCGCTGA
- a CDS encoding LysR family transcriptional regulator: protein MQWTLEQLRQFVLTADSGSFSEAARRLGRAQSAVSTAIGILEADLGLELFDRSRRNAQPTDAGALLLLEARELLRQAQSLDQRALSLSAGNEARLALALDEALPYSAVNTLVREIGERYPDLELTLLNGTATEVAEYVEQQRAQMAIHFVRGPISARFDQRHIGTVAQGLFAPGGHALTQCHPVQRTDLARFRQLILHADDIDETAFSPKVWRSDSFYSLAQMVADDLGWAILPVHIATEESYRQPLQQLDCPALGLPRLSVRVLWCQGWQPGATAQWVLARFTQLLR from the coding sequence ATGCAATGGACTTTGGAACAGCTGCGGCAATTCGTGCTGACCGCCGACAGCGGCTCGTTCAGCGAGGCGGCGCGCCGGCTCGGCCGGGCGCAGTCGGCCGTGAGCACCGCCATCGGGATCCTCGAAGCCGACCTGGGCCTCGAACTGTTCGACCGCTCGCGGCGCAATGCGCAGCCCACCGACGCGGGCGCTCTGCTGCTGCTCGAAGCCCGGGAACTGCTGCGCCAGGCGCAGTCGCTCGACCAGCGCGCGCTGTCGCTGAGCGCCGGCAACGAGGCCAGGCTGGCCCTGGCGCTGGACGAGGCGCTGCCGTATTCGGCGGTCAACACGCTGGTGCGCGAGATCGGCGAGCGCTACCCCGATCTCGAGCTGACGCTGCTCAACGGCACGGCCACCGAGGTGGCCGAATATGTCGAACAGCAGCGCGCGCAGATGGCCATCCACTTCGTGCGCGGGCCGATCTCGGCGCGCTTCGACCAGCGCCATATCGGCACCGTGGCCCAGGGCCTGTTCGCGCCTGGCGGCCATGCGCTGACCCAGTGCCACCCGGTGCAGCGCACCGACCTGGCGCGCTTTCGCCAGCTGATCCTGCATGCCGACGACATCGATGAAACCGCGTTCAGCCCCAAGGTATGGCGTTCGGACAGCTTCTACAGCCTGGCGCAGATGGTGGCCGACGACCTGGGCTGGGCCATCTTGCCGGTCCACATCGCCACCGAGGAAAGCTACCGCCAGCCGCTGCAGCAACTGGACTGCCCGGCGCTGGGCCTGCCGCGGCTGTCGGTGCGCGTGCTGTGGTGCCAGGGCTGGCAGCCCGGCGCCACGGCGCAGTGGGTGCTGGCGCGTTTCACGCAGCTGCTGCGCTAG
- a CDS encoding excinuclease ABC subunit UvrA: MKTPHPKHDFIEVRGAREHNLKDVDVDIPRNQLVVFTGVSGSGKSSLAFGTIYAEAQRRYFESVAPYARRLIDQVGVPQVERITGLPPAVALQQQRGAATARSSVGSVTTISSLVRMLYSRTGSYPPGQPLLAATEFSPNMPQGACPHCHGLGRLYDVDEATLVPDDALTLRERAVAAWPGAWQAQNLRDILTSLGHDIDVPWRKLPKKTRDWILFTDEQPQVPVYAGLPLREVQRLLRTEQPPSYMGTFISARRYVLQTFAASQSAMMKRKAAQFLVGTPCPVCQGKRLKPQALAVTFAGLDIADFTHLPLDDLAALLAPFAAGADADAGADGAPSRLSAEKQLVAQRIAQELLGRIGALTGLGLGYLSLDRATPTLSPGELQRLRLATQLSSQLFGVVYVLDEPSAGLHPADSEALLAALDRLKAAGNSIFVVEHDLATIRRADWLVDVGPDAGERGGRVLYSGAPAGLAEVEASHTRRYLFGSDSRPQRTRRTPRDWLQLLGVQRNNLRGIDAAFPIGCLTSVTGVSGSGKSSLVSQALLELVSAHLGQRAPQAEEEGGAELPPDATAGDDDPGAAASAQDDAGATRGTLAGAVRQIRRLVLVDQKPIGRTPRSNLATYTGLFDGVRKLFAATPAARARHFDAGRFSFNIAKGRCPTCEGEGFVKVELAFLPMAYAPCPTCHGARYNSETLAVTWNGMTIADVLHLTVEAACEAFAGEPGVLRPLQVLREIGLGYLRLGQPATELSGGEAQRIKLATELQRTQHGHTLYVLDEPTTGLHPADIDRLLLQLDAFVQAGNTVVVVEHDMHFVARSDWVIDLGPGAGAQGGSIVASGTPEEVAREAASRTAPYLAAGLAGG, from the coding sequence ATGAAAACACCCCACCCGAAGCACGATTTCATCGAGGTCCGCGGTGCGCGCGAGCACAACCTCAAGGATGTGGATGTCGATATTCCACGCAACCAGCTGGTGGTTTTCACCGGCGTCTCGGGCTCGGGCAAGTCCTCGCTGGCCTTCGGCACCATCTATGCCGAGGCCCAGCGCCGCTACTTCGAGTCGGTCGCGCCCTACGCGCGCCGGCTCATCGACCAGGTCGGCGTGCCCCAGGTCGAGCGCATCACCGGCCTGCCGCCCGCAGTCGCCCTGCAGCAGCAGCGCGGCGCGGCCACGGCGCGCTCCTCGGTGGGCAGCGTCACCACCATCTCCAGCCTGGTGCGCATGCTGTATTCGCGCACCGGCAGCTATCCGCCCGGCCAGCCGCTGCTGGCGGCGACCGAGTTCTCGCCCAACATGCCCCAGGGCGCGTGCCCGCACTGCCACGGACTGGGGCGCCTCTATGATGTCGACGAAGCAACGCTGGTGCCCGACGATGCGCTGACGCTGCGCGAACGCGCCGTGGCCGCCTGGCCCGGCGCCTGGCAGGCGCAGAACCTGCGCGACATCCTCACCAGCCTGGGCCATGACATCGACGTGCCCTGGCGCAAGCTGCCCAAGAAAACCCGCGACTGGATCCTGTTCACCGACGAGCAGCCGCAGGTGCCGGTATACGCCGGGCTGCCGTTGCGCGAGGTGCAGAGGCTGCTGCGCACCGAGCAGCCGCCGAGCTACATGGGCACTTTCATCAGCGCGCGGCGCTATGTGCTGCAGACCTTTGCCGCGAGCCAGAGCGCGATGATGAAGCGCAAGGCGGCGCAGTTCCTGGTCGGCACGCCCTGTCCGGTGTGCCAGGGCAAGCGGCTCAAGCCGCAGGCGCTGGCGGTGACATTTGCAGGTCTGGACATTGCCGATTTCACGCACCTGCCACTCGATGACCTGGCCGCGCTGCTGGCGCCGTTTGCGGCAGGCGCCGATGCCGATGCCGGCGCGGACGGCGCGCCGTCGCGGCTCTCCGCGGAAAAGCAGCTCGTGGCCCAGCGCATCGCGCAGGAGCTGCTGGGGCGCATTGGCGCGCTGACGGGGCTGGGCCTGGGCTACCTGTCGCTCGACCGCGCAACGCCCACGCTGTCGCCGGGCGAGCTGCAGCGCCTGCGGCTCGCGACGCAGCTGTCCTCGCAGTTGTTTGGCGTGGTCTATGTGCTTGACGAGCCCTCGGCCGGCTTGCATCCCGCCGACAGCGAGGCCTTGCTGGCGGCGCTGGACCGGCTCAAGGCTGCGGGCAATTCGATCTTTGTCGTGGAGCACGACCTGGCCACCATCCGCCGCGCCGACTGGCTGGTCGATGTCGGGCCGGATGCGGGCGAGCGCGGCGGCCGGGTGCTCTACAGCGGCGCGCCCGCGGGCCTGGCCGAGGTCGAGGCCTCGCACACGCGCCGCTATCTGTTCGGCAGCGACTCCCGGCCGCAGCGCACGCGGCGCACGCCGCGCGACTGGCTGCAGCTGCTCGGCGTGCAGCGCAACAACCTGCGCGGCATCGATGCGGCGTTTCCCATCGGCTGCCTGACTTCGGTCACGGGCGTGTCGGGGTCGGGCAAGTCGAGCCTGGTGAGCCAGGCCCTGCTGGAGCTGGTCAGCGCGCACCTGGGCCAGCGGGCGCCGCAAGCCGAAGAAGAGGGCGGCGCCGAACTGCCGCCCGACGCCACCGCCGGCGACGACGACCCGGGCGCTGCCGCGTCGGCCCAGGACGATGCCGGCGCCACGCGCGGCACGCTGGCGGGAGCCGTGCGGCAGATCCGGCGCCTGGTGCTGGTCGACCAGAAGCCCATCGGCCGCACGCCGCGCTCCAACCTCGCCACCTATACCGGCTTGTTCGACGGCGTGCGCAAGCTGTTTGCGGCCACGCCCGCGGCGCGCGCCAGGCACTTCGACGCCGGCCGCTTCTCCTTCAACATCGCCAAGGGCCGCTGCCCGACCTGCGAAGGCGAAGGCTTCGTGAAGGTGGAGCTGGCCTTCCTGCCCATGGCCTATGCGCCGTGCCCGACCTGCCATGGCGCGCGCTACAACTCCGAGACGCTGGCCGTCACCTGGAACGGCATGACGATTGCCGATGTACTGCATCTCACCGTGGAGGCCGCCTGCGAGGCCTTTGCGGGCGAGCCCGGGGTGCTGCGGCCGCTGCAAGTGCTGCGCGAGATCGGCCTGGGTTATCTGCGCCTGGGGCAGCCGGCCACTGAACTGTCGGGCGGCGAGGCGCAGCGCATCAAGCTGGCCACCGAGCTGCAGCGCACGCAGCACGGGCACACGCTGTATGTGCTGGACGAGCCCACGACCGGGCTGCATCCCGCCGATATCGACCGCCTGCTGCTGCAGCTCGACGCGTTCGTGCAGGCCGGCAACACCGTGGTGGTGGTCGAACACGACATGCATTTCGTCGCGCGCAGCGACTGGGTCATCGACCTGGGGCCGGGCGCGGGCGC
- a CDS encoding calcium-binding protein, translating to MENAEHKRLDGAAEVPWGSAVAASEIVARRHGDHLLLQLRGSAQTVTVHDYFRKNAAGGYIADEVRFADGRLWQMRPASAVPKA from the coding sequence ATGGAGAATGCAGAGCACAAGCGACTGGACGGCGCGGCGGAGGTCCCCTGGGGCAGCGCAGTGGCCGCCAGTGAAATCGTGGCCCGCCGCCATGGCGACCATCTGCTGCTGCAGCTGCGCGGCAGCGCGCAGACCGTCACCGTCCACGACTACTTCCGCAAGAATGCCGCCGGCGGCTATATCGCCGACGAGGTGCGCTTCGCCGACGGCCGGCTGTGGCAGATGCGGCCCGCAAGCGCCGTGCCCAAGGCCTAG